From the genome of Hydrogenophilus thermoluteolus, one region includes:
- a CDS encoding DUF2889 domain-containing protein — MSEQTNLPKQSVTRRRIHRRTITIDGFERSDGLWELEATLTDVKDVDYPISSGMRPAGTPVHEMTVRIAYDNTFTIREAHAESRWVPFFGVCETITYAYKQLVGLNLLKGFRLAVNDRFRGVRGCTHITELLYALPTAAVQTFATFRRDNEESDEKPFHLDQCHALDTDSSPVVAQYYPKWFRNKAV; from the coding sequence ATGAGCGAACAGACGAATCTGCCCAAGCAATCCGTAACCCGGCGGCGCATTCACCGCCGCACGATTACCATCGACGGCTTCGAACGCAGCGACGGTCTGTGGGAGCTCGAAGCGACGCTCACCGACGTCAAAGACGTCGACTATCCCATCTCGTCGGGTATGCGTCCAGCAGGAACTCCAGTACATGAGATGACGGTGCGCATCGCGTACGACAACACGTTCACGATTCGCGAAGCGCACGCGGAGAGTCGCTGGGTGCCCTTTTTCGGGGTGTGCGAAACCATTACCTATGCGTATAAGCAACTTGTCGGCCTGAATCTGCTCAAAGGGTTTCGTTTGGCGGTCAATGACCGTTTTCGTGGGGTTCGCGGGTGCACGCATATCACAGAGCTGCTCTATGCCCTGCCCACCGCGGCGGTCCAAACCTTTGCGACCTTTCGCCGCGACAACGAGGAGAGCGACGAAAAGCCGTTTCATCTCGATCAGTGCCACGCGCTCGACACCGACTCCTCACCGGTGGTCGCGCAGTATTACCCGAAATGGTTCCGGAACAAAGCGGTATAA